Sequence from the Fibrobacter sp. UWH6 genome:
GCTGCTTTCACTGCGGAGGCAATCACGGTTTTGTTTTCAGATTTTTCTTCTGTTTTTTCCTTGGCGTTTTGCTTGAGGGTTTGACGCAACTTGTAGACGGAACTGAATCGTTCGATGATTCCGTTGATGTTGTTGACGAAGTTCAGACAGTCTTCGTTACCTGATGCGCCAAGGCCTTCGGCGCCGGAGCACACGCGGTCGAAAATTTCGTTCAACTCATCGCGGGTGTGCTTGACCAGCTCCGTCTCGCGATTCCCCAAGGCGGCTGCGCGCTCGGCAGAAACCTCGATGAAACGCTCGTTGGCTTCCTTAAGCTGATCCAGGTAAACCTTGAAACCGCAAGCCTCCAGAGCGTTGGAATCCAGGGCGTAGCAACTCTCCACAATCCCCTTGATTATACCGCTAGTCTGATTCTGGGCAATTTTGTGGATGGTGGGAGCCTTGCTGAAGAACTCAACGATGT
This genomic interval carries:
- a CDS encoding DUF6261 family protein, with the protein product MNKIKRINFHSMRNEEVRAFHYECLKFTKYLSSDIFSNNVAAYENVFQKYSDALKLNATENFETTKDLDIKRTDIYVACRRIALGLQQFPSQDPVIQNTTANIVEFFSKAPTIHKIAQNQTSGIIKGIVESCYALDSNALEACGFKVYLDQLKEANERFIEVSAERAAALGNRETELVKHTRDELNEIFDRVCSGAEGLGASGNEDCLNFVNNINGIIERFSSVYKLRQTLKQNAKEKTEEKSENKTVIASAVKAA